Proteins encoded by one window of Mus musculus strain C57BL/6J chromosome 10, GRCm38.p6 C57BL/6J:
- the Ckap4 gene encoding cytoskeleton-associated protein 4, translating into MPSAKQRGSKGGHGAASPSDKGAHPSGGADDVAKKPPAAPQQPQPPAPHPPQHPQNQAHRGGHRGRSSAATANASSASCSRRLGRVLNFLFYLSLVAAAAFSGWYVHHVLEEVQQVRRGHQDFSRQRDELGQGLQGVEQKVQSLQATFGTFESLLRNSQHKQDLTEKAVKEGESELNRISEVLQKLQNEILKDLSDGIHVVKDARERDFTSLENTVEERLTELTKSINDNIAIFTDVQKRSQKEINEVKMKVASLEESKGDRSQDVKTLKDAVKEVQASMMSRERDIEALKSSLQTMESDVYTEVRELVSLKQEQQAFKQAADSERLALQALTEKLLRSEESSSRLPEDIRRLEEELQQLKVGAHGSEEGAVFKDSKALEELQRQIEGLGARLQYVEDGVYSMQVASARHTESLESLLSKSQEYEQRLAMLQEHVGNLGSSSDLASTVRSLGETQLALSSDLKELKQSLGELPGTVESLQEQVLSLLSQDQAQAEGLPPQDFLDRLSSLDNLKSSVSQVESDLKMLRTAVDSLVAYSVKIETNENNLESAKGLLDDLRNDLDRLFLKVEKIHEKI; encoded by the exons atgcCCTCGGCCAAACAAAGGGGCTCCAAGGGCGGCCACGGCGCCGCGAGCCCCTCGGACAAGGGCGCCCACCCGTCGGGCGGCGCGGATGACGTGGCGAAGAAGCCGCCGGCGGCGCCGCAGCAGCCGCAGCCTCCCGCGCCGCACCCGCCGCAGCACCCGCAGAACCAGGCGCACCGGGGCGGCCACCGCGGCCGGTCCTCAGCCGCCACCGCCAACGCGTCCTCCGCGTCCTGCTCGCGCAGGCTTGGCCGGGTGCTCAACTTTCTCTTCTACCTCTCCCTGGTGGCGGCGGCCGCCTTCTCGGGCTGGTATGTCCATCACGTCCTGGAGGAGGTCCAGCAGGTCCGGCGTGGCCACCAGGACTTCTCCCGTCAGAGGGATGAGCTGGGCCAGGGCTTGCAGGGCGTCGAGCAGAAG GTCCAATCCCTGCAAGCCACATTTGGGACTTTCGAGTCCCTCCTGAGAAACTCCCAGCATAAACAGGATCTCACAGAGAAAGCCGTGAAGGAAGGGGAGAGCGAGCTCAACCGAATTAGCGAAGTTCTACAGAAGTTGCAGAATGAGATTCTCAAAGATCTGTCGGACGGGATCCACGTGGTGAAGGATGCCCGGGAGCGGGACTTCACGTCCCTGGAGAACACAGTCGAGGAGCGCCTGACGGAGCTTACCAAGTCTATCAATGACAACATCGCCATCTTCACTGATGTCCAGAAGAGGAGCCAGAAGGAGATCAATGAGGTCAAGATGAAGGTGGCCTCCCTGGAAGAATCCAAGGGGGATCGCAGTCAGGACGTGAAAACTCTGAAGGACGCCGTGAAGGAGGTCCAGGCCTCCATGATGTCGAGGGAGAGGGACATTGAGGCCCTGAAGAGTTCCCTTCAGACGATGGAGTCCGACGTCTACACAGAGGTGCGGGAACTGGTGAGCCTCAAGCAGGAGCAACAGGCGTTCAAGCAGGCGGCCGACTCAGAGCGCCTGGCTCTGCAGGCCCTCACGGAGAAGCTTCTGCGGTCCGAGGAGTCCTCCTCTCGTCTCCCAGAGGACATCCGGAGACTGGAGGAAGAGCTACAGCAGCTGAAGGTCGGGGCCCATGGGTCAGAGGAAGGTGCCGTCTTCAAAGACTCCAAAGCCTTAGAGGAACTGCAGAGGCAGATTGAGGGCCTGGGTGCCAGGCTCCAGTATGTAGAGGACGGGGTCTACTCAATGCAGGTGGCTTCTGCACGCCACACCGAAAGCCTGGAGTCGCTCCTGTCCAAGAGCCAGGAGTACGAGCAACGCCTGGCTATGCTGCAGGAGCACGTGGGAAACCTGGGCTCCTCATCTGACCTGGCCAGCACAGTCAGGAGCCTGGGGGAGACCCAGCTGGCGCTGTCCAGCGActtgaaggagctgaagcagagccTGGGTGAGCTGCCCGGTACCGTGGAGTCACTGCAGGAGCAAGTGCTCTCACTGCTCAGCCAGGACCAAGCCCAGGCCGAGGGCTTGCCTCCTCAGGACTTCCTGGACAGACTGTCCTCTCTAGACAACCTGAAATCCTCAGTGAGCCAAGTGGAGTCAGACTTGAAAATGCTCAGGACTGCCGTGGACAGTTTGGTGGCCTATTCCGTCAAAATCGAAACGAATGAGAATAACTTAGAGTCAGCCAAGGGCTTGCTGGATGACCTGCGGAACGACCTGGATAGGTTGTTTCTGAAAGTTGAGAAGATCCATGAAAAGATCTAA